A DNA window from Drosophila pseudoobscura strain MV-25-SWS-2005 chromosome 2, UCI_Dpse_MV25, whole genome shotgun sequence contains the following coding sequences:
- the LOC117185600 gene encoding histone H1-like: MSDSAVATSASPVAAPPVPAEKKVAAKKASGSAAATAKAKKPTAPPSHPPTQQMVDASIKSLKERGGSSLLAIKKYITAEYKCDAQKLAPFIKKYLKSAVANGKLIQTKGKGASGSFKLSASAKKEPKPKVASVEKKVKSKKVASSSSAATKKTASPKKAAAAGDKKLKVKKSVATKKTAEKKKTEKAKAKDAKKTGIVKAKPAATKAKSSPAKPKPKPKAKAVAAAASVKPKKTTKKPAAPATVKKPKAKTTAAKK, from the coding sequence ATGTCTGATTCTGCAGTTGCAACATCCGCCTCTCCAGTGGCTGCTCCACCAGTGCCAGCGGAGAAGAAGGTGGCCGCCAAAAAGGCATCTGGatccgctgctgctactgcaaaGGCAAAGAAGCCCACAGCTCCACCATCGCATCCCCCAACTCAGCAAATGGTTGACGCTTCGATTAAGAGCTTGAAGGAACGTGGCGGCTCATCGCTTTTGGCAATCAAGAAATATATTACTGCCGAATACAAATGCGATGCCCAGAAACTGGCCCCATTTATCAAGAAGTACTTGAAGTCGGCCGTTGCCAATGGAAAGCTGATCCAAACAAAGGGAAAGGGTGCATCTGGTTCGTTCAAGCTGTCGGCTTCCGCCAAAAAGGAGCCCAAGCCAAAGGTTGCATCTGTCGAGAAGAAAGTTAAAAGTAAGAAGGTggcgtcatcgtcgtcggcgGCAACCAAGAAGACAGCAAGCCCTAAAAAAGCAGCCGCTGCCGGTGACAAGAAACTAAAGGTGAAGAAGTCAGTCGCCACCAAGAAGACCgccgagaagaagaaaactgagAAGGCAAAGGCTAAGGATGCGAAGAAAACTGGAATCGTGAAGGCGAAGCCAGCAGCGACAAAGGCCAAGTCGAGCccagcaaaaccaaagccaaagccaaaagcaaaggctGTAGCTGCAGCGGCATCTGTCAAGCCCAAGAAGACAACGAAGAAGCCAGCAGCTCCCGCCACTGTAAAGAAGCCGAAAGCCAAGACGACAGCGGCCAAAAAGTAA
- the LOC117185610 gene encoding histone H2A-like, protein MAFCGVGQHSCVNSEKEKESINMSGRGKGGKVKGKAKSRSNRAGLQFPVGRIHRLLRKGNYAERVGAGAPVYLAAVMEYLAAEVLELAGNAARDNKKTRIIPRHLQLAIRNDEELNKLLSGVTIAQGGVLPNIQAVLLPKKTEKKA, encoded by the coding sequence ATGGCGTTCTGTGGGGTTGGACAACATTCGTGTGTGAacagtgaaaaagaaaaggaatctATTAACATGTCTGGTCGTGGTAAAGGTGGCAAAGTGAAGGGAAAGGCAAAGTCTCGGTCGAACCGTGCTGGTCTTCAGTTCCCTGTTGGTCGTATTCATCGTCTACTTCGCAAGGGCAACTATGCCGAGCGTGTCGGTGCCGGCGCTCCCGTTTACCTGGCAGCCGTGATGGAATACTTGGCCGCTGAAGTTCTCGAGTTGGCTGGCAATGCTGCCCGTGATAACAAGAAGACGAGAATTATCCCTCGCCATCTGCAGCTGGCCATCCGCAACGATGAGGAGTTGAACAAACTGCTCTCAGGCGTCACCATTGCTCAGGGTGGTGTGTTGCCCAACATCCAGGCCGTTCTGCTGCCCAAGAAGACCGAGAAGAAGGCATAA
- the LOC117185601 gene encoding histone H2A has translation MSGRGKGGKVKGKAKSRSNRAGLQFPVGRIHRLLRKGNYAERVGAGAPVYLAAVMEYLAAEVLELAGNAARDNKKTRIIPRHLQLAIRNDEELNKLLSGVTIAQGGVLPNIQAVLLPKKTEKKA, from the coding sequence ATGTCTGGTCGTGGTAAAGGTGGCAAAGTGAAGGGAAAGGCAAAGTCTCGGTCGAACCGTGCTGGTCTTCAGTTCCCTGTTGGTCGTATTCATCGTCTACTTCGCAAGGGCAACTATGCCGAGCGTGTCGGTGCCGGCGCTCCCGTTTACCTGGCAGCCGTGATGGAATACTTGGCCGCTGAAGTTCTCGAGTTGGCTGGCAATGCTGCCCGTGATAACAAGAAGACGAGAATTATCCCTCGCCATCTGCAGCTGGCCATCCGCAACGATGAGGAGTTGAACAAACTGCTCTCAGGCGTCACCATTGCTCAGGGTGGTGTGTTGCCCAACATCCAGGCCGTTCTGCTGCCCAAGAAGACCGAGAAGAAGGCATAA
- the LOC117183191 gene encoding histone H2B, with amino-acid sequence MPPKTSGKAAKKAGKAQKNITKNDKKKKRKRKESYAIYIYKVLKQVHPDTGISSKAMSIMNSFVNDIFERIAAEASRLAHYNKRSTITSREIQTAVRLLLPGELAKHAVSEGTKAVTKYTSSK; translated from the coding sequence ATGCCTCCCAAGACTAGTGGAAAGGCAGCCAAAAAGGCTGGAAAGGCTCAGAAGAACATTACCAAGAacgacaagaagaagaagcgcaAGAGGAAGGAGAGCTATGCCATCTATATTTACAAAGTTCTGAAGCAAGTCCATCCTGACACTGGTATTTCGTCGAAAGCGATGAGCATCATGAACAGCTTTGTAAATGACATCTTCGAGCGCATTGCTGCCGAGGCGTCTCGCTTGGCTCATTACAACAAGCGCTCAACCATCACCAGTCGGGAAATCCAAACGGCtgtgcgcctgctgctgccgggagAGCTGGCCAAGCACGCTGTTAGTGAGGGAACCAAGGCTGTCACCAAGTACACCAGCTCCAAGTAA
- the LOC117185603 gene encoding histone H2B, with translation MPPKTSGKAAKKAGKAQKNITKNDKKKKRKRKESYAIYIYKVLKQVHPDTGISSKAMSIMNSFVNDIFERIAAEASRLAHYNKRSTITSREIQTAVRLLLPGELAKHAVSEGTKAVTKYTSSK, from the coding sequence ATGCCTCCCAAGACTAGTGGAAAGGCAGCCAAAAAGGCTGGAAAGGCTCAGAAGAACATTACCAAGAacgacaagaagaagaagcgcaAGAGGAAGGAGAGCTATGCCATCTATATTTACAAAGTTCTGAAGCAAGTCCATCCTGACACTGGTATTTCGTCGAAAGCGATGAGCATCATGAACAGCTTTGTAAATGACATCTTCGAGCGCATTGCTGCCGAGGCGTCTCGCTTGGCTCATTACAACAAGCGCTCAACCATCACCAGTCGAGAAATCCAAACGGCtgtgcgcctgctgctgccgggagAGCTGGCCAAGCACGCTGTTAGTGAGGGAACCAAGGCTGTCACCAAGTACACCAGCTCCAAGTAA
- the LOC117185604 gene encoding histone H4, with protein MTGRGKGGKGLGKGGAKRHRKVLRDNIQGITKPAIRRLARRGGVKRISGLIYEETRGVLKVFLENVIRDAVTYTEHAKRKTVTAMDVVYALKRQGRTLYGFGG; from the coding sequence ATGACTGGTCGTGGTAAAGGTGGCAAAGGCTTGGGAAAGGGAGGCGCTAAGCGTCATCGCAAGGTTCTGCGTGATAACATCCAGGGTATCACGAAGCCCGCTATCCGCCGTTTGGCTCGTCGTGGCGGTGTAAAACGTATCTCGGGACTCATCTACGAGGAAACTCGTGGAGTGCTGAAAGTGTTTTTGGAAAACGTTATCCGTGATGCCGTCACCTACACCGAACATGCCAAGAGGAAGACAGTCACAGCCATGGATGTTGTGTATGCTCTGAAGAGACAAGGCCGCACGCTGTACGGTTTCGGCGGTTAA